In Nicotiana tabacum cultivar K326 chromosome 10, ASM71507v2, whole genome shotgun sequence, the DNA window CTCTCAATATGGAATAAGCCTATCATATTTTTAAGCTTCAGCAGAAATACAAGCAGAGGGGCAGTTTCTTGTCTTGGACAAGTAATTAAGGTGCATTGCATGCAGTACTTGCCTTTTGAATCAACTGTTAATTCTTCAAATTGCATTGCCTCGTCCAATTCCAAGTCGTGTATTTCAAGCTGAGACTTCAGTTTTACAGAAACCACAGATCTGCTAGTTTCATATGCATTTCAAAGATGTCAAGATAAAACACCTTTCCTTGACTATCTACAAGTCAGGAGTCTAACATGACTCTACTATGTCTATTATATGAGCCACACAACAGTAGATTTAAAAGACCAAAGACTCGCATTCTGCAGTTTTGCTATTATGCTATTTCTTTAAGTAATCGATTCTCACTTTTGCTATTCATTGAAGTAATCCCACTTTAAGATGGTATTCGTTCTAATTACAATATATCAATCAGATAATATTTACATAGTCCAAGTCTGACAACTTATTTTCTACTAAGGTTCTCGAAATCACTGAACAACCGCCTTAGGTAACACATCAACCAATGATGAACGCAAGCCAACTATAGTAGAGGTCCAAATCAGCTAATAAAACCAAAGCTTCAATGTCAACATGTCAGATTCTTGTACAATGTGTATATTCTAACGGATTTTCAACAATATAAGGTTTCACTCTCATATTCAAGCTAATGAAAACAGACAAGCCGTAGTCAAGCTCAAAGTAGTAGCCAAATCTCCAAGAAAGGATATAAACAAAATAGTACAGTATAAAGAAACAAACTTTATAATATTAATCATGAGAAAttcaacaaaaatgaaaataaacagTACCATTTTTCTCTACACATTCATCGTGAATCTTACAGCAGGCGTCTAGATCATCACAAGGTTTCTCCCCTGCACATCCACTCCATCCTACTCCACAGTATTTCCCGTATCTAATTCCAATTGCTATTGAAAAAAATAACCAAAGAAAAAGTGAATTAGCTCTTATGCATATAAAAAGAATGGAATATAAGCGAGAAAAAAGCTGAAAGAGACGTACAGTTACAGTTCTCTGCCACACATGTTTTGCTACATCGAACCTGACATTAtagcaataaaaataaaatcaattgcccagaaaaatgagttGGTTAATGAACAAATCAAAATGCATTGAAGTTAATGAATCGAAAAGGATAAAGTAATTTACTCCTTGAGAATTGTTGGTGGATTCAGCAATGGcaaagaggaaaaaggagaagACTAATGTCGTAAGGATGAATGATGAGGTGAGAGAATTGTCACCTCCCTGCATTCTACTTTTGTATCTTCCGATTATTATGTAATTTTCTGGACTAACATGCTCCTTTCGACCTCTTGGTTTTGTTGTCTTCTCCTTTGCGGAAAAAGAGCAGAGCTATATTCGCACTTCGGAGCCTGTTGACGTAGCAGGCTTTCTCTCATTGGTGGATACCAGACTTGTGGGACCAGAACGTAAGGACCAATTCATTCAATTTTCCACTTAAGTTGGTGTAGAAAATAAAACTCTTTAATTAATGAGTCGATGTTAccaatatattatattatgaatgtttattttaatgctccgttgtaaataagtttTCTGAAGAAGTTTATTCATATgcgactccgccgtaaatatatttatctatttagtactctattggaaataagcctcctgaagaagcttatcacttcggtacccggttatggataaatattaccttcgGTATaagattattcataccgggtataataagtttatccttttaatactccgttatggataaacattattcccggtagaagattatccatatcgggtacaatgagcttatcctttcagtactctaTTATGGATAATTATTACCTCTAGTAGAAGATTATTTATActgggtacaatgagcttatcatttcagtactccgttatggataatcATTACCCCTAGTAGAATATTATCTATActgggtacaatgagcttatccattcagtactccgttatggataaacattgctctcagtagaagattatccatatctggtatagtagcagcttataCAACAActtatagtagcagcttacacagcagcttgcaatagcagcttacacaacagcttcctttttctataaatagaagagatttcaattcattatgtacatcagtttgaattcgaataatatatcagtttctctctatacgtgtctttacttgacagtctttattttataacacgttatcagcacgagactttgccatctcgagcaaatacttttaAAGTAtctgaggtacgaactttctttttctatataatgtcaaatctttttaaacttaaatttgtagccctggatatatcgggcaaaagctacatgtcttgggtgcttgatgctgaaattcatcttgatgcgatgggtctggcagataccatcaaggataaaaatcaggcatcaaac includes these proteins:
- the LOC107762227 gene encoding putative phospholipase A2 homolog 1 — protein: MQGGDNSLTSSFILTTLVFSFFLFAIAESTNNSQGVRCSKTCVAENCNSIGIRYGKYCGVGWSGCAGEKPCDDLDACCKIHDECVEKNGMTNVKCHEKFKRCIKKVQKSGKAGFSRECPYDVAVPTMVQGMDMAIMFSQLGNSKLEL